A single Paenibacillus kribbensis DNA region contains:
- a CDS encoding M24 family metallopeptidase, with amino-acid sequence MKNDRVLKLRQALGEQNLRAMLITSPVNRRYLTGFTGSAGYVLITESHSYLLTDFRYMTQATEQAKGFTVVQHAAQVMETVKELLSSHQISETGFEQDDVSVATHKAYSEDLSPLTLVPVSGIVEKLRVYKDAEELEVMQRAADLADATFAHILPYIKPGVSERELDLEMEFFMRKQGATSSSFDTIVASGVRSALPHGVASAKLVQAGELITFDFGALLDGYCSDLTRTVATQGDLSPQLREIYDIVLKAQLHALEHIKPGMTGREADALTRDIIASHGYGDNFGHSTGHGLGMEVHESTRLSKASDDILEPGMVVTVEPGIYVPGLGGVRIEDDIVITDSGIKVLTHSSKEFTVV; translated from the coding sequence ATGAAGAATGACCGGGTGTTAAAGCTGCGGCAGGCGCTGGGCGAGCAAAATCTGCGTGCCATGCTGATTACCAGCCCTGTCAACCGCCGATATTTGACAGGCTTCACAGGTTCGGCGGGTTATGTGCTGATCACGGAATCCCATAGCTACCTGCTGACCGACTTTCGTTATATGACGCAGGCGACCGAGCAAGCTAAAGGTTTTACGGTGGTGCAGCACGCTGCGCAGGTCATGGAAACAGTGAAAGAGTTGCTGTCCTCCCATCAGATCAGTGAAACAGGCTTCGAGCAAGACGATGTATCTGTTGCTACGCATAAAGCTTACAGCGAAGATCTGTCGCCTCTTACGCTGGTTCCGGTGTCAGGCATTGTGGAGAAATTGCGGGTGTACAAGGATGCAGAAGAGCTGGAAGTAATGCAGCGGGCAGCGGATTTGGCGGACGCCACATTTGCACACATTTTACCTTACATCAAACCGGGTGTCAGCGAGCGTGAGCTGGATCTGGAAATGGAATTTTTCATGCGCAAGCAAGGAGCTACCTCTTCTTCATTTGACACGATTGTGGCATCCGGGGTTCGTTCGGCATTGCCTCATGGGGTAGCCAGTGCCAAGTTGGTACAAGCGGGCGAACTGATTACGTTTGACTTTGGCGCATTGCTGGATGGCTACTGCTCCGATCTGACTCGTACAGTCGCTACGCAAGGGGACTTATCGCCTCAGCTGCGTGAAATCTACGATATTGTGCTCAAGGCGCAGCTTCACGCTCTGGAACATATTAAACCTGGCATGACTGGCCGAGAAGCGGATGCGCTGACTCGCGATATCATTGCAAGTCATGGCTATGGAGACAATTTCGGGCACAGTACAGGTCATGGTCTGGGTATGGAAGTGCATGAATCCACACGTCTGTCGAAGGCGAGTGACGATATTCTGGAGCCGGGTATGGTTGTAACGGTCGAGCCGGGTATTTATGTACCTGGGTTGGGCGGCGTGCGGATTGAGGATGATATCGTTATTACAGATAGCGGCATCAAAGTATTAACACATTCAAGCAAAGAATTTACGGTCGTTTAA
- the efp gene encoding elongation factor P produces the protein MINVNDFKTGLTVEVDGDIFTVLDFQHVKPGKGAAFVRSKLKNLRNGNTVERTFRAGETIGRAQIENRGVSYLYASADDHTFMDNETYDQFTLSSDQLKWELNFLKENMNVNIVSYNGEILGINLPTSVELKVVETEPGIKGNTATGATKNAKLETGLNVQVPLFINQDDILLIDTRDGKYMSRA, from the coding sequence GTGATTAACGTTAATGATTTTAAAACAGGTTTGACCGTCGAGGTAGACGGAGATATTTTTACGGTGCTGGACTTCCAACACGTAAAACCAGGTAAAGGTGCAGCGTTCGTACGCTCCAAGCTGAAAAACTTGCGCAACGGCAACACCGTTGAACGTACATTCCGTGCGGGTGAAACAATTGGTCGTGCGCAAATCGAAAATCGTGGTGTATCCTACCTCTATGCAAGTGCAGATGATCATACATTCATGGACAACGAAACGTATGATCAGTTCACATTGTCCAGCGATCAGCTGAAATGGGAGCTTAACTTCCTGAAAGAAAATATGAATGTAAATATTGTCAGCTATAACGGAGAAATTCTGGGGATTAACTTGCCTACGAGCGTAGAGCTTAAAGTAGTCGAAACCGAACCGGGTATTAAAGGCAATACGGCTACAGGCGCGACCAAAAATGCTAAATTGGAAACAGGTCTGAATGTTCAGGTTCCTTTGTTCATTAACCAAGATGACATTTTGTTAATCGATACTCGTGACGGCAAATACATGTCTCGCGCATAA
- a CDS encoding aspartate kinase, translated as MSLYVMKFGGSSVGDTERMKRVAKRVVEKQSEGHQCVVVVSAMGDTTDELIDQAKLLNEQLPARELDMLMTTGEQISIALLSMAIQQLGHEAVSFTGWQAGFRTESDFGRARITDIQPQRVLDALSSNKIVVVAGFQGMSAEGDITTLGRGGSDTTAVALAAAIQADACEIYTDVDGIYSTDPRIVKVARKLKEISYDEMLELANLGAAVLHPRAVEYAKHNRVPLIVRSSFNHNEGTVVKEDAVMEQGVVVSGIAYDKNVARISILGVADIPGVLAKVFGTLAAAKIDVDIIVQSGVEAGKADFSFTVALTDREAALKTLEGIRTELPYREVTSEENLVKVSIVGAGMVSHPGVAAQMFSVLAEQGVSIKMVSTSEIKVSCVIEAGKLHEVIQALHTAYNLDTEEQAFVGGPKDRR; from the coding sequence TTGTCTTTGTATGTCATGAAATTCGGAGGCAGTTCCGTCGGTGATACGGAACGCATGAAACGCGTGGCAAAACGCGTTGTTGAGAAACAGAGTGAAGGGCATCAATGTGTAGTGGTCGTTTCCGCAATGGGAGACACGACAGACGAACTGATTGACCAGGCCAAATTGCTGAATGAGCAGTTGCCTGCACGTGAGTTGGATATGCTGATGACAACAGGCGAGCAAATTTCGATCGCATTATTGTCAATGGCTATTCAGCAGTTGGGTCATGAGGCGGTATCGTTTACGGGATGGCAAGCTGGTTTCCGTACTGAATCTGACTTTGGTCGGGCACGGATTACGGACATTCAGCCTCAGCGTGTGCTGGATGCACTGAGCAGCAACAAGATTGTCGTTGTAGCTGGTTTCCAGGGGATGTCTGCCGAGGGAGACATTACGACGCTGGGACGTGGAGGTTCCGATACGACGGCGGTTGCACTGGCGGCAGCGATCCAGGCCGATGCATGCGAAATTTACACAGATGTAGACGGCATTTATTCTACAGACCCACGGATCGTGAAGGTTGCTCGCAAGCTGAAAGAAATTTCGTATGATGAAATGCTGGAATTAGCCAATCTGGGTGCGGCTGTATTGCATCCCCGTGCGGTAGAATATGCCAAACATAATCGGGTGCCATTGATTGTGCGGTCCAGTTTTAACCATAATGAAGGAACGGTCGTAAAGGAGGATGCAGTAATGGAGCAGGGCGTTGTAGTCAGTGGGATTGCATATGATAAAAATGTAGCAAGAATCAGCATTTTGGGCGTTGCCGATATCCCTGGTGTACTCGCAAAAGTATTCGGAACACTGGCGGCAGCCAAAATCGATGTAGATATTATTGTACAGAGCGGGGTTGAAGCGGGTAAAGCAGACTTCTCCTTTACAGTAGCTCTAACAGACCGTGAGGCAGCACTGAAGACACTGGAAGGAATTCGCACAGAGCTTCCATATCGTGAAGTAACGTCTGAGGAAAATCTGGTAAAAGTATCTATTGTGGGCGCAGGCATGGTTAGCCATCCGGGGGTTGCGGCGCAAATGTTCTCTGTGTTGGCGGAACAAGGCGTTAGCATTAAAATGGTCAGCACATCTGAAATTAAAGTATCGTGTGTCATTGAGGCTGGTAAGCTTCATGAGGTTATTCAGGCGCTGCACACAGCGTACAACCTGGATACCGAGGAGCAAGCATTTGTAGGTGGACCGAAGGACCGTCGTTAA
- the spoIIIAA gene encoding stage III sporulation protein AA — protein MEWLELFPEPLHGILGKLPETVFRQLEEIRVREGRPLEINTNGEHHFVTSAGRLTLNHVEAYKPNREDAHRLLDFISNHSLYTMEEELRKGFITIPGGHRIGLAGRTVLSRGRVEHLRDISSFNVRIARAIPGIADRILPYVADQKSGKIRHTLILSPPQHGKTTLLRDLARQLSYGGVGSNGGRRSGLKVGIIDERSEIAGSHKGIPGFDVGPRTDVLDGCPKAEGMMMMIRSMSPDVLIVDEIGRPEDAEAVREALHAGIAVIASAHGRDVAEMATRSALAGLTAGQELFQLYVMLERTSRGVSFRLADAKQRRLTLPGDGQNGGISYA, from the coding sequence ATGGAATGGCTGGAGTTATTTCCCGAACCGTTGCACGGTATACTCGGAAAGCTTCCAGAAACGGTATTTAGGCAACTGGAAGAAATTCGGGTCCGGGAAGGAAGGCCGCTGGAAATTAACACGAATGGTGAACATCATTTTGTAACGTCCGCGGGTCGACTGACTTTGAACCATGTGGAAGCCTATAAGCCTAACCGGGAGGATGCCCACCGTTTGCTGGATTTTATCAGCAATCATTCCCTGTATACCATGGAGGAGGAGCTGCGCAAAGGCTTTATTACGATCCCAGGCGGTCATCGTATTGGGCTGGCGGGAAGAACCGTGCTTAGCAGGGGACGAGTGGAGCACTTGAGGGATATAAGCAGCTTTAATGTAAGAATTGCCCGGGCAATTCCCGGTATAGCTGATCGGATATTGCCTTATGTAGCGGATCAAAAGTCCGGAAAAATCCGGCATACCCTCATCTTATCTCCTCCTCAGCATGGCAAAACGACACTGCTTAGAGACTTGGCTCGGCAGCTAAGCTACGGAGGGGTGGGAAGTAATGGGGGGCGACGAAGTGGACTTAAGGTAGGGATTATAGACGAACGTTCTGAAATTGCCGGCAGTCACAAGGGGATCCCCGGATTTGATGTCGGACCTCGCACCGATGTATTGGACGGATGTCCAAAAGCAGAAGGCATGATGATGATGATTCGCTCGATGTCACCGGATGTGCTCATTGTCGATGAAATCGGGCGGCCAGAGGATGCCGAGGCGGTGCGTGAAGCACTACATGCGGGCATCGCAGTCATTGCCTCTGCACATGGCCGTGATGTAGCCGAAATGGCGACCCGTTCTGCTCTTGCCGGACTAACAGCAGGGCAGGAGCTATTTCAGCTCTATGTCATGCTGGAGAGGACGAGCCGGGGCGTCTCCTTCCGGCTGGCAGATGCCAAGCAGCGTAGGCTGACATTGCCTGGAGATGGGCAGAATGGGGGCATATCCTATGCTTAA
- the spoIIIAB gene encoding stage III sporulation protein SpoIIIAB, translating into MLKLLGAALVILAATLAGWQRARQFAMRPRQIRELILALQRLTTEVSYGVSPLPDAFAKTGEPLREPLRTLFTQASRWMHPSFGLTARESLHKAIEDSWSRSSMQQAEKEAMRQLAYSLGTSDREDQIKHIALTIQQLSHEEAQAQADQVRYERMSRSLGLLIGALIVILIY; encoded by the coding sequence ATGCTTAAGCTGCTGGGAGCCGCGTTGGTTATATTAGCCGCTACGCTGGCAGGCTGGCAGCGGGCAAGGCAGTTTGCGATGAGGCCGCGGCAGATCAGGGAACTAATTCTCGCGCTGCAAAGACTGACCACCGAGGTCTCCTACGGAGTGTCCCCGCTGCCGGATGCTTTCGCCAAGACAGGAGAGCCGCTGCGGGAGCCGCTGCGAACCTTGTTTACACAAGCCTCACGCTGGATGCACCCCTCTTTTGGCCTGACCGCCAGAGAAAGCTTGCATAAAGCAATTGAAGATTCGTGGAGCCGTTCCTCTATGCAGCAGGCCGAGAAGGAGGCGATGCGGCAGCTTGCTTACAGCCTCGGAACCAGCGACCGTGAAGACCAGATCAAGCACATTGCGCTAACGATCCAGCAGTTATCCCATGAAGAAGCGCAGGCGCAGGCAGATCAGGTGAGATACGAGCGCATGAGCAGAAGCCTGGGACTGCTGATCGGAGCATTGATCGTCATTTTGATCTATTAG
- the spoIIIAC gene encoding stage III sporulation protein AC has product MNLEVNAIFQIAGIGIIIAMIHTVLKQMGKEDMAHWVTVIGFVVVLFMVVRMLDNLLQEIKSIFLFQ; this is encoded by the coding sequence ATGAATTTAGAAGTGAACGCGATCTTCCAGATAGCCGGAATCGGTATTATCATCGCCATGATTCATACCGTACTTAAGCAAATGGGCAAGGAGGACATGGCCCATTGGGTAACGGTTATTGGTTTTGTTGTGGTGCTGTTCATGGTGGTACGAATGCTGGATAACCTTCTGCAAGAGATCAAATCAATCTTTCTTTTTCAGTAG
- the spoIIIAD gene encoding stage III sporulation protein AD → MEIIQVVGFALIATVLILVIKEQKPMFAFLIATAAGVVIFLLLIGKIGSVVSVLERLARSSGMDMIYFKTVLKIIGIAYIAEFGAQIVRDAGQDGIASKIELTGKVLIMVLAIPIISIIIDTILKLMPA, encoded by the coding sequence ATGGAAATCATTCAGGTGGTGGGATTTGCACTCATTGCCACAGTCCTCATTTTGGTCATTAAGGAACAGAAGCCGATGTTTGCCTTTTTAATTGCAACCGCTGCGGGAGTCGTTATTTTCCTACTGCTGATTGGCAAGATCGGATCCGTAGTTTCCGTGCTGGAGCGACTGGCCAGATCTTCAGGTATGGACATGATTTATTTTAAAACGGTACTGAAAATTATCGGAATTGCTTATATCGCCGAATTTGGAGCGCAGATCGTTCGGGATGCGGGGCAGGACGGCATTGCCTCCAAAATTGAGCTTACGGGAAAGGTGCTTATTATGGTGCTGGCCATCCCGATTATCAGCATTATTATTGACACGATTCTGAAGCTGATGCCCGCCTGA
- the spoIIIAE gene encoding stage III sporulation protein AE, with amino-acid sequence MKRLGGMPNLKVITVLLLCLWCASAAVLFADTPSNEWIKQQAEQMPKDEVEHYWDGLMQQYGGFFPDQKMPSFMDMLLPGGEGFSIKSVLNAIVDFFIHEIRVNAKLLVTIVMLSIMSMVLETLQSAFESKQVSKVAYAIVYMVIIILAINSFSVAIGYAKEAIDSMIHFMMAMLPLLFTMLASMGNVVTVSVTHPLIVFMINTVGIVIHTLVFPLLFFSAVLYLVNSLTGKYKLTQLADLLRKAGVGVLGVLLTIFLGVISVQGLTSSVTDGLTIRTAKYITGSFVPVVGKALTDATDTVISASLLVKNAIGLVGVIIILFLCAFPALKILTLALIYKVTAAIMQPLGETPIVECLDAIGKSMIYVFAALAAVGLMSFLAITVMLAAGNMTVMMR; translated from the coding sequence ATGAAAAGGCTGGGGGGCATGCCGAATCTCAAAGTCATTACGGTTTTGCTGCTATGTCTCTGGTGCGCCTCGGCTGCGGTCCTCTTTGCAGATACGCCTTCCAACGAATGGATCAAACAGCAGGCGGAGCAAATGCCAAAAGATGAGGTTGAACACTATTGGGATGGGCTAATGCAGCAATACGGCGGATTTTTCCCTGATCAGAAAATGCCTTCTTTCATGGACATGCTTCTTCCGGGTGGTGAAGGATTTAGCATTAAGAGTGTACTTAACGCTATCGTTGATTTTTTTATTCATGAAATCCGGGTAAATGCCAAGTTGCTCGTCACCATTGTCATGCTCAGCATTATGAGTATGGTGCTGGAAACGCTGCAAAGCGCTTTTGAAAGCAAGCAGGTCAGTAAAGTCGCCTACGCCATCGTGTACATGGTCATTATCATCCTGGCGATTAACAGTTTTAGTGTAGCCATTGGTTATGCCAAAGAAGCTATTGACAGTATGATTCACTTCATGATGGCAATGCTGCCCTTGCTGTTTACCATGTTGGCCTCCATGGGTAACGTCGTCACGGTGTCGGTCACCCACCCGCTGATCGTTTTTATGATTAACACGGTCGGGATAGTCATTCATACGCTGGTTTTCCCGTTGCTCTTCTTCTCGGCCGTGCTGTATCTGGTCAACTCACTTACGGGTAAATACAAGCTGACCCAGTTAGCCGATCTGCTGCGAAAGGCTGGAGTAGGGGTGCTGGGGGTGCTGCTGACGATTTTCCTCGGAGTCATTTCGGTACAGGGCTTGACGTCGTCGGTTACGGACGGATTAACGATTCGTACAGCCAAATATATTACGGGCAGCTTTGTTCCGGTGGTTGGCAAAGCGTTGACGGATGCGACAGATACAGTCATTTCGGCTTCGTTGCTTGTTAAAAATGCCATTGGTCTGGTGGGAGTCATTATTATTTTATTCCTGTGCGCTTTCCCTGCCCTCAAAATTCTGACACTGGCTCTCATTTATAAAGTGACTGCTGCAATCATGCAGCCTCTGGGAGAAACGCCCATAGTGGAATGTCTGGATGCGATCGGCAAAAGCATGATTTATGTTTTCGCAGCGCTGGCGGCAGTGGGCTTGATGTCCTTTCTTGCGATTACTGTAATGCTCGCAGCAGGCAATATGACGGTCATGATGAGGTAA
- the spoIIIAF gene encoding stage III sporulation protein AF, producing MTWLGGWLKELVLIVLLASFVDMILPSRSMERYVKLVLSLLILLTLLSPVVRLLSTSPSEILGRAFDLQRQAEMNQREPTLEEILAKGNKLKQQQEQSSMQWAGQEVAKEMKAQLEQYTGLPIQSVQVTLAQIEQKESGLKAGTGIQSVVVKLAEQQPENEKKSMNEPSGADSKPIMVEPVAEKTVHIHVEPTPSNASDQAEGTQSNPRSSDEIAKDATAASTQAFGLITGVLREKWGIDSKSVQVLLAQNGTHEW from the coding sequence GTGACCTGGCTGGGAGGATGGCTTAAGGAACTGGTGCTGATTGTGCTGCTGGCTTCTTTTGTCGATATGATCTTACCGAGCCGATCCATGGAAAGGTATGTCAAGCTCGTACTCAGCCTGCTTATTTTACTGACGCTGCTCTCTCCGGTCGTACGTCTGCTGAGCACCAGTCCCTCGGAGATTTTGGGGCGAGCCTTTGATCTTCAACGTCAGGCGGAGATGAACCAGAGGGAACCGACATTGGAGGAGATTTTAGCAAAAGGCAACAAGCTGAAGCAACAGCAGGAGCAGAGCTCCATGCAATGGGCCGGTCAAGAAGTAGCCAAGGAAATGAAAGCCCAGTTGGAGCAGTATACCGGATTACCCATTCAGTCGGTTCAAGTTACATTGGCACAAATTGAGCAGAAGGAATCGGGATTAAAGGCTGGAACAGGCATTCAGTCCGTTGTGGTCAAATTAGCAGAGCAGCAGCCAGAAAATGAAAAGAAAAGCATGAACGAACCGTCTGGTGCGGATTCCAAGCCAATTATGGTAGAGCCTGTTGCTGAAAAGACAGTTCATATTCACGTAGAGCCAACACCTTCGAATGCTTCCGATCAAGCTGAGGGAACGCAATCGAATCCCCGGAGTTCTGATGAAATCGCTAAGGATGCAACAGCAGCGAGCACACAAGCTTTTGGCTTAATCACGGGGGTGCTGCGTGAAAAATGGGGAATCGACAGCAAAAGTGTTCAAGTACTTCTTGCACAGAACGGAACACATGAATGGTAA
- the spoIIIAG gene encoding stage III sporulation protein AG, whose translation MGKWMKKLEKWMGGGEEGTKRFNSFRWLLIVGLIGVAIMLFNSFVNVKKVDPENVGREPPGVMKNEPALETTAGEKSSFAGIEKVFEDNMKQMLEQIVGVGTVDVMVTVDSTEEVIVQRNVKDMQEENNETDANGGQRHTTQYTRDGEIVTYESSGGQHTPIVTKKVKPQVRGVLVVAMGAENPTVKKLIIDAVQKGLNVPSYKISVVPRKQG comes from the coding sequence ATGGGCAAATGGATGAAAAAACTGGAGAAATGGATGGGGGGAGGGGAGGAGGGAACCAAAAGGTTCAATTCGTTTCGCTGGCTGCTTATTGTAGGTCTGATCGGCGTAGCCATCATGCTTTTTAACTCATTCGTCAATGTGAAAAAGGTGGACCCGGAAAACGTAGGGCGTGAACCGCCTGGCGTGATGAAAAATGAGCCTGCACTAGAGACAACAGCGGGGGAAAAGAGCTCTTTTGCCGGGATCGAGAAGGTCTTTGAGGACAATATGAAGCAGATGCTGGAGCAAATTGTAGGTGTGGGAACGGTTGATGTCATGGTTACCGTAGACTCCACCGAAGAGGTTATCGTCCAGCGCAATGTGAAGGATATGCAGGAAGAAAATAACGAAACGGATGCTAATGGCGGCCAACGGCATACCACTCAATATACACGCGATGGAGAGATTGTCACCTATGAATCGTCAGGAGGCCAGCACACCCCGATCGTTACCAAAAAAGTAAAGCCGCAGGTGAGGGGAGTACTCGTTGTGGCCATGGGGGCAGAAAACCCTACGGTGAAGAAGCTCATTATTGATGCTGTACAGAAGGGGCTTAATGTGCCTTCCTACAAAATCTCAGTTGTGCCGCGCAAGCAGGGATAA
- a CDS encoding SpoIIIAH-like family protein codes for MNNKRQTVWLVSMLSLMVVLSAYYLFTEDSSPANPPVADSEQVSKDKQGTAQEATSKAEEQLNELKVNEVVTNGEVTGDAAASSTKSDTGTETSKGDKDTAAKTDTTAKSEDKTTSTAKTDQQVLDQVATEQEAKPTAAAVIDNYLLERDVENQKKNDELTTAMNDSTPKKAAEAQKELHVLEDKQAKITGIEEELQQQFANAVVREEDADKYKVVVLSEKLDAKQAVTIVDKVMKELNVTQDKISVQYVTQ; via the coding sequence ATGAATAATAAAAGACAAACCGTTTGGCTGGTGTCCATGCTGAGTTTAATGGTCGTGCTGTCTGCGTATTATTTGTTTACGGAGGACTCAAGCCCGGCAAACCCGCCAGTGGCAGACAGTGAGCAAGTGAGCAAGGATAAGCAGGGAACCGCACAGGAAGCAACTTCGAAGGCAGAAGAGCAATTGAATGAGCTGAAAGTGAATGAAGTGGTGACGAATGGGGAAGTCACTGGCGATGCGGCAGCCTCTTCCACGAAGTCGGACACAGGAACAGAGACCTCAAAGGGCGATAAGGACACGGCAGCTAAGACGGACACAACCGCAAAAAGTGAAGATAAAACAACCTCTACCGCCAAAACTGACCAGCAGGTACTTGATCAAGTGGCCACAGAGCAAGAGGCCAAACCTACAGCAGCAGCGGTGATTGATAACTATTTGCTGGAACGGGATGTGGAAAATCAAAAGAAAAATGACGAGCTAACAACAGCCATGAACGACAGTACACCTAAGAAAGCTGCAGAGGCGCAAAAGGAATTGCATGTGCTGGAAGATAAACAGGCCAAAATTACCGGAATTGAAGAAGAGCTTCAGCAGCAGTTTGCCAATGCGGTCGTGCGTGAGGAAGATGCTGATAAATACAAAGTAGTTGTTCTGAGTGAGAAATTGGACGCCAAACAAGCGGTAACCATTGTCGATAAAGTCATGAAAGAACTGAATGTAACGCAGGACAAAATCAGCGTGCAGTATGTTACACAATAA
- the accB gene encoding acetyl-CoA carboxylase biotin carboxyl carrier protein codes for MFKLSEIKELIKLVDETSVHELEIENEGTRLLIRKPGKSEIVTVQAPVAVPAYTAAPQAAIPNPQVQSDAGQATAGETKEYASNLHKIVSPMVGTFYSSSSPDAAPYVSIGSKVGDKTTVCIIEAMKLMNELEAEVKGEIVEILAENGQLVEYGQPLFLVKPE; via the coding sequence ATGTTTAAATTAAGCGAGATTAAGGAATTGATCAAGCTGGTGGATGAAACGTCTGTACATGAGCTTGAAATTGAAAATGAAGGAACTCGCCTGTTGATCCGCAAACCGGGCAAGAGCGAGATCGTTACAGTTCAGGCTCCTGTGGCAGTACCTGCTTATACAGCGGCACCACAAGCTGCTATTCCAAATCCACAAGTACAGTCCGATGCTGGACAAGCAACTGCTGGGGAAACCAAGGAATATGCAAGCAATCTACATAAAATCGTATCTCCGATGGTAGGCACTTTCTATAGTTCTTCATCCCCGGATGCGGCTCCGTATGTGAGTATCGGCAGCAAAGTGGGCGATAAAACAACGGTATGTATCATTGAAGCGATGAAGCTGATGAACGAGCTGGAAGCTGAAGTGAAGGGCGAAATTGTGGAAATTTTGGCCGAAAACGGACAGCTGGTCGAATATGGCCAGCCATTGTTCCTTGTGAAACCGGAGTAA
- the accC gene encoding acetyl-CoA carboxylase biotin carboxylase subunit — MTFQKVLIANRGEIAVRIIRACREMNISTVAVYSEADKDSLHVRLADEAYCIGPTLSKDSYLNFTNLMSVATLTECDAIHPGYGFLAENADFAEICESCNITFIGPSPEAINKMGDKAVAKQTMKDAGVPVIPGSDGLVEDLQDAISIARDIGYPVIIKATAGGGGKGIRIAEDEDNLIQQITTAQQEAQKAFGNAGVYLEKYLTGMKHVEIQIIADKHGNVVHLGERDCSVQRRRQKLLEEAPCPVLSPDVREEMGQAAVRAALAVQYSGAGTLEFLLGPDNHFYFMEMNTRIQVEHPVTEMITGVDLIQEMISVAEGHPLSFTQEEVVINGWAIECRINAEDPDRNFMPAPGKIGFYLPPGGPGVRVDSAAYPGYSIPPYYDSMIAKLIVWAPTRQDAIAKMKRALTEFAVEGIPTTISFHQRLLEHPTFIKGDFDIKFLEENEV; from the coding sequence ATGACATTTCAAAAAGTATTGATTGCGAATCGTGGAGAAATTGCGGTTCGCATCATTCGCGCTTGCCGCGAAATGAATATTTCAACGGTTGCCGTATATTCGGAAGCCGATAAGGATTCGCTGCATGTGCGTCTCGCAGACGAGGCCTACTGTATTGGACCGACACTGTCCAAGGACAGCTACCTGAATTTTACGAACCTGATGAGTGTTGCTACCTTGACTGAATGTGATGCCATTCATCCAGGCTACGGATTTTTGGCGGAAAACGCCGACTTCGCTGAAATTTGCGAATCGTGCAATATTACGTTCATTGGTCCTTCTCCCGAAGCGATTAACAAAATGGGAGACAAGGCCGTAGCCAAGCAGACGATGAAGGATGCCGGAGTTCCGGTTATTCCGGGTTCGGACGGGCTTGTCGAGGATTTGCAGGATGCGATTAGCATCGCACGCGATATTGGTTATCCTGTGATTATCAAGGCCACTGCTGGTGGCGGCGGTAAGGGTATTCGTATTGCCGAGGATGAGGATAACCTCATTCAGCAAATTACTACTGCCCAGCAGGAAGCGCAAAAAGCGTTTGGCAATGCGGGTGTGTATTTGGAAAAATATTTGACCGGTATGAAGCACGTGGAAATTCAGATCATAGCGGACAAGCACGGCAATGTCGTGCATTTGGGCGAACGCGACTGCTCTGTGCAGCGCCGCCGTCAGAAGTTATTAGAGGAAGCGCCATGTCCTGTACTTTCACCGGATGTGCGTGAAGAAATGGGTCAGGCAGCGGTTCGTGCAGCTTTGGCTGTGCAATACTCTGGTGCAGGTACGCTGGAATTTTTGCTTGGTCCGGACAATCATTTTTACTTCATGGAAATGAATACACGTATTCAGGTAGAGCATCCCGTGACGGAGATGATTACCGGTGTAGACCTGATCCAGGAAATGATTTCGGTCGCTGAAGGGCATCCGTTGTCCTTTACACAGGAAGAAGTGGTCATCAATGGATGGGCGATAGAGTGCCGTATTAACGCCGAGGACCCGGATCGCAATTTTATGCCTGCACCGGGGAAAATCGGATTTTATCTGCCTCCAGGCGGTCCTGGGGTGCGCGTAGACAGCGCAGCTTACCCGGGTTACAGCATTCCTCCTTATTATGACTCCATGATCGCCAAGCTGATTGTGTGGGCACCTACACGGCAGGATGCAATTGCCAAAATGAAGCGGGCTTTAACTGAGTTTGCTGTTGAGGGTATACCAACAACGATTTCTTTTCATCAGCGTTTGCTGGAGCATCCGACCTTTATTAAAGGCGATTTTGATATTAAATTTTTGGAGGAAAACGAAGTTTAA